In the Roseofilum capinflatum BLCC-M114 genome, CTTCATCTTCAGTCGCTATACCAATGAATTACAAGCCTTTCAGCTCGTGGGAGGTCGTTACCAACGAGTTGCCCTAACTGACGGACGCTTGGTGATTCCCCAAATTGGGTTAAGTTTAGGCTTGTGGCAAGGCACTTATCAGGGTTGCGATCGCCTGTGGTTACGCTGGAGAACCCTAGATGGTGAGTTAATTTTGCTCCCACAAGAAGAGGCTACTGTTGCTAGAGAAGAAGCCAATCTAGCCAATCAAAAAGCAGCTAAACTAGCAGCCAAATTGCAAGAATTGGGCATCGATCCCACAGAGATTTAGCTTTATCCCCCCTATCCCCCCATTTCCCCATTCCCCTACCATGTCCGATCAACCCCGTACCCGCCAAGAACTTTATGACCGCATTCGCACCATGGGTCGTGAAGCCTTCATCCTCGAAGAAATGATTCGCTATGGATTTTGGCCCGAACAGGGTGAAATGCCCGAAGATCCAGCCGATGAAATTCGCCGTCGGTCAGAACTGCATCAGCAACTCAGAGAGCTACGGCAAAAACATCGTCAACTGCAAGACGAACAAGCCATCCGTCGGCAATTGCGAAAGCAACGGTTAGCGGAGTCTCGGCGGAAACGGGAAGAAACGAAACAACGACGAGAACAGGAAAGACAAGCCAGGGCGCAAGCTTGGCAAGAGCGCCAACAACAGGAGATTGTTTATTTAGGGGAAGAGGTTTCTGGGGGGTTAAGTGAGCAGGAGAGTAATGTCTCAGAACTCGATCGCCAGGGACTGCCTCAATTGGCCACAGCCGCCGATATTGCCCAAGCGATGGGGATTACCTTGGGTGAGCTAAGGTTTTTGGCCTTTGACCGGAAAACAGCCACTGTATCCCACTATATCCGCTTCAAAATGCCGAAAAAGACGGGGGGTGAACGGTTAATTTCTGTACCCATGCCCCGATTAAAACGGGCGCAATATTGGATATTGAGTCAGATTTTAGAGAAGATTCCGGTTCATGAAGCGGCCCATGGCTTTCGCCGCGATCGCTCCATCATTACCAATGCTACCCCCCATATAGGCGCAGAAGTCGTCATTAACCTAGACCTAAAAGACTTCTTTCCCTCCATCTCCTATCGCCGCGTCAAAGGGTTATTTCGTTCCTTCGGCTACTCAGAAGCCGTAGCCACTATTTTGGCCTTAATTTGTACTGCTCCCGATGTCGAAGAAGTGAGCTTAGATGGTCAAACCTATTATATTGCCCTCAATCAGCGACATCTTCCCCAAGGATCTCCTGCGAGTCCTGCCATTTCTAATCTCA is a window encoding:
- a CDS encoding reverse transcriptase family protein, coding for MSDQPRTRQELYDRIRTMGREAFILEEMIRYGFWPEQGEMPEDPADEIRRRSELHQQLRELRQKHRQLQDEQAIRRQLRKQRLAESRRKREETKQRREQERQARAQAWQERQQQEIVYLGEEVSGGLSEQESNVSELDRQGLPQLATAADIAQAMGITLGELRFLAFDRKTATVSHYIRFKMPKKTGGERLISVPMPRLKRAQYWILSQILEKIPVHEAAHGFRRDRSIITNATPHIGAEVVINLDLKDFFPSISYRRVKGLFRSFGYSEAVATILALICTAPDVEEVSLDGQTYYIALNQRHLPQGSPASPAISNLICRHLDERLTQMADELGFTYTRYADDLTFSASGDSLRNICRILRRTESIIDYESFTLHPEKTRILRRKSSQLDVTGIVVNEGLNIDRKTLKKFRATLHQIETEGLEGKHWGHSGNLLASIQGYANFVAMVNPEKGAQFQEQVSRIRQKYGRK